One window of the Lytechinus pictus isolate F3 Inbred chromosome 5, Lp3.0, whole genome shotgun sequence genome contains the following:
- the LOC129260094 gene encoding putative defense protein 3, with translation MYFWCLAFLAVVHVVTAYPSGAPAGTCTTLTPGHRDNNNTMIQPQTGQSPYVITIDKKMYSPSEMLKVTITGQSFKGILLQARRSSDNTVIGTFSDPPANTKPLECTSAGDSITHSSRDEKSSGTQFTWTAPSSDVGNITFIATVVQEYNVFWTNLLSQEVYSGATMVSINPGLIFTLICMIFLATRQ, from the exons ATGTACTTTTGGTGTTTAGCATTTCTTGCTGTTGTTCATGTGGTCACAGCCTACCCATCCGGTGCCCCCGCGGGTACGTGTACTACCCTAACACCGGGTCATCGGGATAACAACAATACCATGATACAACCTCAAACTGGTCAAAGTCCCTACGTTATCACCATCGACAAAAAAATGTACTCCCCATCCGAAATGCTCAAAG TCACAATCACGGGCCAGTCTTTCAAGGGAATTCTTCTCCAAGCTAGGCGATCGTCAGACAACACTGTGATTGGTACGTTCAGTGATCCACCAGCAAACACCAAACCGCTAGAGTGTACCAGCGCTGGAGACAGTATCACCCATTCATCAAGAGATGAGAAAAGCTCGGGAACACAATTCACATGGACCGCCCCAAGTAGTGATGTCGGTAACATCACTTTTAT TGCGACTGTTGTTCAAGAGTACAATGTCTTTTGGACGAATCTTCTTTCTCAAGAGGTATATTCGG GAGCGACAATGGTCAGCATTAATCCTGGATTGATCTTTACTCTAATCTGCATGATCTTTCTTGCTACAAGACAATGA